The following proteins are encoded in a genomic region of Dasypus novemcinctus isolate mDasNov1 chromosome 3, mDasNov1.1.hap2, whole genome shotgun sequence:
- the BCL2A1 gene encoding bcl-2-related protein A1, translated as MTDSEFRYIYTLAQDYMKYVLQLPQLESGPSKTSRVLQNVAFSVQKEVEKKLKPCLDNFAVVSVATARTIFNKVMEKEFEDGIINWGRIVTIFAFGGILIKKLLRERIAPDVDTYKEISYFVAQFITENTAEWIRQNGGWENGFVKKFEPKSGWLTFLEVTGKVCEMLSLLKQYY; from the exons ATGACTGACAGCGAGTTCAGATACATTTACACGCTGGCCCAGGACTACATGAAATACGTCCTGCAGCTACCACAGCTGGAATCGGGTCCAAGCAAAACGTCCAGAGTGTTACAAAACGTTGCTTTCTCCGTCCAAAAAGAGGTTGAAAAGAAGTTGAAACCGTGCTTGGACAATTTTGCTGTTGTTTCTGTGGCAACTGCCAGAACAATATTCAATAAAGTGATGGAAAAGGAATTTGAAGATGGCATCATCAACTGGGGAAGGATTGTGACTATATTTGCATTCGGAGGTATTCTCATCAAGAAACTTCTAAGAGAGCGAATTGCCCCGGATGTGGATACTTACAAGGAAATTTCTTACTTTGTGGCTCAGTTCATAACAGAAAAcacagcagaatggataaggcaAAATGGAGGCTGG GAAAATGGCTTTGTAAAGAAGTTTGAACCTAAATCGGGGTGGCTGACGTTTCTGGAAGTCACAGGAAAAGTCTGTGAAATGTTATCTCTCCTGAAGCAATACTACTGA